One genomic region from Cucumis melo cultivar AY chromosome 9, USDA_Cmelo_AY_1.0, whole genome shotgun sequence encodes:
- the LOC103482819 gene encoding endoglucanase 6-like translates to MSNLISMAPLFLLCVLFPCFSSAAHDYGSALSKSLLFFEAQRSGFLPRNQRVNWRSHSGLQDGKASGVDLVGGYYDAGDNVKFGLPMAFTVTMMSWSILEYRVQLAASGELGHAMDAVKWGTDYFIKAHTEPNVLYGEVGDGNTDHYCWQRPEDMTTDRRAYRIDPSNPGSDLAGETAAAMAAASLVFRHSNPAYANTLLNHAYQLFDFADKYRGKYDSSITVAQKYYRSVSGYNDELLWAAAWLYQASNNQYYLKYLADNGDSMGGTGWSMTEFSWDVKYAGVQTLVAKFLMQGKAGAYAPVFRRYQDKAEAFLCACLRKGYKNVQVTPGGLIFRQRWNNMQFVTTASFVAAVYSDYLTSSRSSMKCPAGYVQPSELLSFAKSQVDYILGDNPRATSYMVGYGNNFPRRVHHRGSSIVSYKRNSKFIACREGYATWFSKKTSDPNTLVGALVGGPDAYDNFADQRDNYEQTEPATYNNAPLLGLLARLHGGHSGYNQLLPVALPPPSKRNPITKKPSPPSSSSSSSSSPVVIVQRVTSSWKAKGRVYYRYSSVITNKSSKTVRNLQLSISKLYGPLWGLTKSGNSYTFPKWVGSLAAGKSMEFVYIHSASQANVSVLKYNLEN, encoded by the exons ATGTCTAATCTCATTTCCATGGCTCCCCTGTTTCTCCTCTGTGTCCTCTTCCCCTGTTTCTCCTCCGCCGCCCACGACTACGGCTCCGCTCTTTCAAAAAGCCTTCTCTTCTTTGAAGCTCAGAGATCGGGATTCTTGCCACGTAACCAACGAGTTAATTGGCGTTCCCATTCTGGCCTTCAAGATGGAAAAGCCAGCGGa GTGGATTTGGTGGGAGGATATTACGATGCTGGTGATAATGTGAAATTTGGGTTGCCTATGGCTTTTACGGTGACGATGATGAGTTGGAGTATTTTGGAATATAGAGTTCAATTGGCGGCTAGTGGGGAGCTTGGACATGCCATGGATGCTGTTAAATGGGGGACTGATTATTTCATTAAAGCTCATACGGAACCCAATGTTCTCTACGGCGAG GTGGGAGATGGGAATACCGATCATTACTGCTGGCAGCGGCCGGAGGATATGACTACCGACCGCCGTGCTTACCGGATTGATCCGAGTAATCCCGGTTCGGATCTCGCCGGAGAAACTGCCGCCGCCATGGCTGCTGCTTCTCTTGTCTTCCGCCATTCTAATCCTGCTTATGCTAACACCCTCCTCAACCACGCCTATCAG CTGTTCGATTTTGCGGACAAATACAGGGGCAAATATGACAGTAGCATTACCGTAGCTCAGAAGTACTACCGATCTGTCAGTGGATACAAC GATGAGTTGCTATGGGCAGCGGCATGGCTATACCAAGCAAGCAACAACCAATACTACCTCAAATACCTCGCTGACAACGGCGATTCCATGGGCGGCACCGGCTGGAGCATGACGGAATTCAGTTGGGACGTCAAATACGCCGGTGTTCAAACCCTAGTCGCCAAA TTCCTGATGCAGGGCAAGGCCGGCGCCTATGCTCCAGTTTTCCGGCGATACCAGGACAAGGCCGAAGCCTTCCTCTGTGCGTGCTTGAGAAAAGGGTATAAAAATGTTCAGGTTACTCCCGGCGGCCTCATTTTCCGGCAGAGATGGAACAATATGCAATTTGTTACCACTGCCTCTTTCGTCGCTGCCGTTTACTCTGATTACTTGACCTCCTCCCGCAGCTCCATGAAGTGCCCCGCGGGTTATGTTCAACCCTCGGAGTTGCTCTCCTTCGCTAAATCTCAG GTAGATTACATTCTCGGCGACAATCCAAGAGCCACAAGCTATATGGTGGGATACGGCAACAATTTCCCGCGCCGTGTCCACCACCGTGGCTCCTCCATCGTTTCCTACAAACGCAACTCCAAATTCATCGCCTGCCGTGAAGGCTACGCCACATGGTTTAGTAAGAAAACCAGTGATCCCAACACCCTCGTCGGAGCTCTCGTCGGTGGTCCCGACGCCTACGACAATTTCGCGGATCAAAGAGACAACTACGAACAAACAGAGCCCGCCACTTACAATAACGCCCCTCTTTTAGGCCTCTTAGCTAGACTCCACGGCGGCCACTCCGGCTACAACCAGCTTCTCCCAGTAGCCCTTCCACCGCCGAGCAAACGAAACCCAATAACCAAAAAACCTTcccctccttcttcttcctcctcctcctcctcctcccctGTCGTAATTGTTCAGAGAGTTACAAGTTCATGGAAGGCCAAAGGCAGAGTTTATTACAGATATTCTTCTGTTATTACAAACAAGTCGTCAAAAACAGTGAGGAATCTTCAGCTTTCGATTTCTAAGCTTTATGGGCCTTTATGGGGACTAACAAAATCAGGGAATTCGTACACATTCCCTAAATGGGTGGGTTCGTTGGCAGCAGGAAAAAGTATGGAGTTTGTGTACATTCACTCTGCTTCACAGGCAAATGTCTCTGTTTTGAAGTATAATTTGGAGAATTGA
- the LOC103482821 gene encoding long chain acyl-CoA synthetase 4-like, with product MQRKYLVQVEEAKDATAGRPSVGPVYRSIFAKDGFPPPVQGLDTCWDIFRMSVEKNPGNRMLGRRKVVEGNPAKAGEYEWLTYKEVYELVLKIGNAMRGLGYGPGEKCGIYGANCPEWIISMEACNAHGLYCVPLYDTLGAGAIEFIISHAEISIAFVEEKKISELLKTLPNTAKFLKTIVSFGKVSDNHKEEVKKFGLEIYTWEEFLQKGDSQQFDLPVKEKSDICTIMYTSGTTGDPKGVLLSNNAIIALIAGVKHLLTTVNENVQENDVYISYLPLAHIFDRVIEEVFILNGASIGFWRGDVKLLVEDIGELKPTIFCAVPRVLERIYGGLNQKISSGGFLKRSLFNLAYSYKYNQMQKGKKHQQAAPLFDKVVFDKVKKGLGGNVRIILSGGAPLAAHIETFFRVVSCAHVLQGYGLTETCGGTFVTLPDELPMLGTVGPPVPNVDICLESVPEMGYDSHASTPRGEVCIKGDTLFSGYYKRDDLTTEVLIDGWFHTGDVGEWQPDGSLKIIDRKKNIFKLSQGEYVAVENLELIYGLVSDIEMIWIYGNSFESFLVAVVNPKMQALEQWAEENGIKEDFNALCEDKRAKDYILGQLSKIAKEQKLKGYENIRAVHLDPLPFDIERDLLTPSFKKKRPQLLKYYQKEIDDMYKSGNKPVA from the exons atgcaGAGGAAGTACTTGGTTCAGGTGGAGGAGGCTAAGGACGCCACTGCTGGCCGGCCGTCCGTCGGGCCGGTTTACCGGAGCATTTTTGCTAAAGATGGGTTTCCGCCGCCGGTTCAAGGACTGGACACCTGCTGGGATATATTTAG AATGTCCGTGGAGAAAAATCCTGGAAATCGGATGCTTGGGCGTAGGAAAGTAGTTGAAGGAAATCCA GCCAAAGCTGGTGAATATGAGTGGCTAACTTACAAAGAAGTTTATGAATTGGTGTTGAAAATAGGAAACGCAATGCGCGGTTTGGGTTATGGACCA GGAGAAAAATGTGGAATTTATGGTGCTAATTGTCCTGAGTGGATCATTAGCATGGAG GCTTGCAATGCTCATGGGCTTTACTGTGTTCCTTTATACGATACTTTAG GTGCTGGTGCCATAGAATTCATAATATCCCATGCAGAGATTTCCATTGCTTTTGTAGAAGAGAAGAAGATCTCTGAG CTGTTGAAAACACTCCCCAACACAGCGAAGTTTCTAAAAA CCATTGTGAGCTTTGGAAAAGTTTCAGATAATCACAAGGAAGAGGTTAAGAAGTTTGGTTTGGAAATCTATACTTGGGAAGAGTTTCTACAAAAG GGAGATAGCCAACAGTTTGATCTTCCTGTGAAAGAGAAAAGTGATATTTGCACCATCATGTACACCAGTGGAACAACTGGTGATCCCAAGGGAGTACTGTTATCCAATAATGCCATTATAGCACTTATAGCTGGTgtcaaacatttacttacaacTGTCAACGAAAAT GTTCAAGAAAATGATGTTTACATATCATATCTTCCGCTTGCGCACATCTTTGACCGGGTGATCGAGGAGGTGTTCATTTTGAATGGTGCCTCCATTGGATTCTGGCGTGGG GATGTGAAATTGTTAGTTGAAGACATTGGAGAGTTGAAGCCTACTATTTTCTGTGCAGTTCCTCGTGTGCTTGAAAGAATTTATGGTG GTTTAAACCAGAAGATATCATCGGGAGGCTTCTTAAAAAGATCGTTGTTTAACCTTGCATACTCATA taaatataatcaaatgCAGAAGGGGAAAAAGCATCAACAGGCAGCACCACTTTTTGATAAAGTTGTCTTTGACAAG GTGAAGAAGGGATTAGGAGGAAACGTGCGAATCATTTTATCTGGAGGAGCTCCTCTTGCAGCACATATCGAGACTTTCTTTCGAGTTGTATCATGTGCTCATGTTCTACAAGGATATG GTTTGACAGAAACTTGTGGGGGAACATTTGTCACTCTACCAGATGAATTGCCAATGTTGGGAACAGTAGGTCCTCCAGTTCCCAATGTGGATATCTGTCTTGAATCAGTACCTGAGATGGGGTATGATTCGCATGCTAGCACGCCTCGTGGGGAAGTGTGCATCAAGGGAGATACATTGTTTTCAGGGTACTACAAACGCGACGATCTTACCACAGAGGTGTTAATTGATGGCTGGTTTCATACAG GGGATGTTGGCGAATGGCAGCCGGATGGAAGCTTGAAAATTATTGACCGTAAGAAGAACATCTTCAAACTTTCCCAAGGTGAATATGTTGCAGTGGAAAATCTAGAGCTGATTTATGGCCTTGTTTCCGACATCGAAATG ATATGGATATATGGAAATAGCTTTGAGTCCTTCCTCGTTGCGGTTGTTAACCCTAAAATGCAAGCACTTGAGCAATGGGCAGAAGAAAATGGCATAAAAGAGGACTTCAATGCTCTTTGTGAAGACAAAAGGGCAAAAGACTATATACTTGGACAACTATCAAAGATTGCCAAAGAACAAaag TTAAAAGGTTACGAAAATATTAGAGCGGTTCATCTCGACCCCCTTCCATTTGATATAGAACGTGACCTTCTGACTCCATCATTTAAGAAGAAGAGACCACAACTGCTCAAATACTATCAG AAAGAGATCGATGACATGTACAAGAGTGGGAACAAGCCAGTTGCCTaa